A DNA window from Pseudoalteromonas spongiae UST010723-006 contains the following coding sequences:
- a CDS encoding GGDEF domain-containing protein, translating to MQNLKQSISLKAILSKRQITTLFQPILDIEKETVLGYEALSRGPENSSLFSPVELFAQAEKDACLSELELLCREKAIENFVAQGLPGKLFINVSPSALLEAAHPKGETLQLLAKHGLATSRVVIEITEREPLAQSDLLFEAIKHYRDLGLHIAIDDFGSGYSGLKQWSELKPDIVKIDRYFIDHCDKSVVKKEFLRSILELAKITNTRVIAEGIERTQELTLLKNLGVELAQGFLLERPVFSPCQSFDECIAAQKLVDMPRNTKDDSPFIGNLLLSQQSIFVTTNCGVAKKYFEQDKLLQSLVVLNQDNRPVGILHRDQLAEIFSSTYGAALHSKRSVDEVMDHQPLVVDRLTALDSVSQKITDSDFDIRRYIIVTQEGQYVGVVAIRDILKHITDEKIKNAQHANPLTMLPGNVAINDNIERRLNARQDFELAYIDLNHFKQFNDLYGYASGDMVIKLLAEICRQVCNQKDCFIGHIGGDDFMLVCPSDLGEALCRKIISEFETAVRAYFTPEHVAAGGYWATNREGEKKFVPLLTLSIGLVNPDIEHCENSHQVAALATDAKKEAKRFVTSHLFICKRRRPTMAIVRLPVAK from the coding sequence ATGCAAAACTTGAAACAATCGATCAGCCTTAAAGCGATTCTGTCAAAGCGACAGATCACAACGCTGTTTCAACCCATTCTTGATATTGAAAAAGAAACGGTGCTCGGCTACGAAGCTTTGTCGCGAGGCCCTGAAAATTCAAGTTTGTTCAGCCCTGTCGAACTCTTTGCCCAAGCTGAAAAAGATGCCTGCCTCTCAGAACTAGAGCTTCTTTGTCGTGAAAAAGCCATTGAGAACTTTGTTGCCCAAGGGTTGCCTGGAAAATTGTTTATCAATGTAAGTCCGTCTGCATTACTGGAAGCCGCGCATCCCAAAGGTGAAACTTTACAACTGCTTGCTAAACACGGCTTAGCCACATCACGGGTTGTGATTGAGATTACTGAGCGGGAGCCGTTAGCACAAAGCGACTTATTATTCGAAGCGATTAAACATTACCGTGATTTAGGTTTGCATATTGCGATTGATGACTTTGGTTCGGGTTACAGCGGGCTAAAACAGTGGTCTGAACTCAAGCCTGACATCGTTAAAATTGATCGTTACTTTATCGACCACTGCGATAAAAGTGTGGTGAAAAAAGAATTTTTACGCTCTATTTTAGAGCTGGCAAAAATCACTAATACGCGAGTAATAGCTGAAGGTATAGAACGCACTCAAGAATTAACACTGTTAAAAAATCTGGGGGTTGAACTAGCACAAGGCTTTTTGCTTGAACGCCCTGTATTTTCGCCGTGTCAGAGTTTTGATGAATGCATTGCTGCGCAAAAGTTAGTGGATATGCCACGCAATACGAAAGACGATTCCCCTTTTATTGGCAATTTATTACTAAGTCAGCAGTCTATTTTTGTCACTACTAATTGTGGTGTTGCGAAGAAGTATTTCGAGCAAGATAAGTTACTGCAAAGCCTAGTAGTGCTTAATCAAGATAATCGACCCGTTGGCATATTACACCGAGATCAACTTGCCGAAATATTTTCGTCAACCTATGGGGCGGCGCTACACTCTAAGCGCTCAGTCGATGAGGTTATGGATCACCAGCCTTTAGTGGTTGATAGATTGACAGCGTTGGACTCTGTGAGTCAAAAAATTACTGACTCAGATTTTGATATACGCCGCTATATTATTGTGACACAAGAAGGGCAATACGTTGGTGTTGTTGCTATTCGCGATATTTTAAAACACATTACTGACGAGAAAATTAAAAACGCGCAGCATGCCAACCCGTTAACCATGTTGCCGGGTAATGTGGCAATTAATGATAATATTGAACGTCGCTTAAATGCGCGACAAGATTTCGAACTAGCGTATATCGATTTAAATCACTTTAAGCAATTTAACGACCTTTATGGTTATGCCAGTGGTGACATGGTAATTAAACTACTTGCTGAAATTTGCCGCCAAGTGTGTAATCAAAAAGACTGCTTTATTGGTCATATTGGTGGCGATGATTTTATGCTGGTGTGTCCTAGTGACTTAGGCGAAGCGCTGTGTCGTAAAATAATATCTGAGTTTGAAACCGCCGTTAGAGCCTATTTTACGCCAGAGCACGTTGCAGCAGGGGGCTATTGGGCAACCAACCGCGAGGGTGAAAAGAAGTTTGTGCCCTTGTTAACCTTGTCTATTGGTTTAGTTAACCCTGATATTGAGCACTGCGAAAACAGCCATCAAGTGGCAGCGCTGGCAACCGATGCTAAAAAGGAAGCTAAGCGTTTTGTAACCAGTCACTTGTTTATTTGCAAACGCCGTCGCCCGACCATGGCGATAGTCAGACTACCGGTAGCAAAATAA
- the secF gene encoding protein translocase subunit SecF: MQLLKLNETLKFMSLRKIAMTISTLLIIASFVSFFTKGMNFGLDFTGGTTVEVGFEQAADLKVVRSSLHENGFPDAQVQLFGSSKDVKIRLEPREGEKADMISNQVLEILEQTGQKVEIRSIEFVGPSVGEDLKEQGGLAMLTALICILLYVALRFEWRFAIGAVAALAHDVILTVGLFSVLGLPFDLTVLAAVLAVIGYSLNDTIVVSDRIRENFRKIRIDDTIEIVDISLTQTLNRTLVTSITTILVLVALFVWGGETIHGFATALLFGVFIGTYSSVYVASSVAVMMGISKEDLIPEEVEKEGAEFDNMP, encoded by the coding sequence ATGCAATTATTAAAGTTAAATGAAACACTTAAGTTTATGTCATTGCGTAAAATCGCGATGACAATTTCAACTCTGCTGATTATCGCTTCATTTGTTTCATTTTTTACCAAAGGTATGAACTTTGGTTTGGATTTTACTGGCGGTACAACAGTTGAAGTTGGCTTTGAACAAGCTGCTGACCTTAAAGTTGTGCGTTCATCGCTACACGAAAACGGCTTCCCTGATGCACAGGTACAGCTATTTGGTTCAAGTAAGGACGTAAAAATTCGCCTTGAGCCACGTGAAGGTGAAAAAGCCGACATGATCAGTAATCAAGTACTCGAGATTCTTGAACAAACAGGCCAAAAAGTTGAGATCCGCTCAATAGAGTTTGTTGGTCCAAGCGTTGGTGAAGACCTTAAGGAGCAAGGTGGTTTAGCGATGTTAACAGCGCTAATCTGTATTTTGCTTTACGTTGCACTGCGCTTTGAATGGCGTTTTGCAATTGGTGCAGTAGCAGCACTTGCGCACGATGTTATTTTAACTGTGGGTTTATTCTCAGTATTAGGTTTACCGTTTGATTTAACTGTATTAGCAGCGGTACTTGCGGTTATTGGTTACTCACTTAACGATACCATTGTTGTATCGGACCGTATTCGTGAGAACTTCCGTAAAATCCGTATCGACGATACCATTGAAATTGTTGATATTTCACTAACGCAAACGTTAAACCGTACGTTAGTAACATCAATTACAACCATCTTAGTACTTGTGGCGCTATTTGTATGGGGCGGCGAAACTATTCATGGCTTCGCAACTGCATTACTATTTGGTGTATTTATTGGTACTTACTCATCTGTATACGTTGCAAGTTCTGTTGCAGTAATGATGGGCATCAGCAAAGAAGATCTGATCCCTGAAGAAGTTGAGAAAGAAGGTGCTGAATTTGACAATATGCCATAA
- the secD gene encoding protein translocase subunit SecD, which produces MINKYPLWKYLMVVAVVLLGMLYAAPNMYGSDPAVQISGARGAVIETADLDKVKTILTNDGFDAKSIKLENEQILIRFNDVETQLKAKDQLSDSLGANYIAAINSAPSTPAWLENLGGAPMKLGLDLRGGVEFTMEVDMRTAINNQLKQMQQDFRSDLREQKIRYRSIREVANADRVQLVFRNEEGKDAAESYLQKNNPSLEFRDDRSNELAFTARLTEAKLKEIRDYAISQNLIIIRKRINQIGVAEPNVQRQGQERILVQLPGIQDPARAKEILGSAATLELRMVDQDNDVRDALAGRMPPGSEVINDQFGRPVLLKKRVMLEGSHITGAQAGYDQYQRPQVSLQLDSKGGSKMAAFTKDEVGNLMAIVFIEYRPSGKVDENGKALPPIKHEEVINQATINERLGRRFQITGIDTPAKAQHLSEMLRAGALVAPIQIVAESTIGPSMGAENVEKGITAVVLGFVFVLVFMLLYYKGFGMIANIALGLNLVLIVGAMSVLAGATLTLPGIAGIVLTVGMAVDANVLIFERIREELAEGRSPQQAIHHGYDSAFSTIFDANITTLIAAVILYAIGTGPIQGFAITLAIGIVTSMFTAIVGTRAIVNALIGGKRIEKLSI; this is translated from the coding sequence GTGATTAATAAGTACCCATTATGGAAGTACTTGATGGTGGTAGCAGTTGTATTGCTTGGTATGCTTTACGCTGCACCAAATATGTACGGTAGTGATCCTGCCGTACAAATTTCAGGTGCGCGAGGTGCTGTGATTGAAACAGCGGATCTCGACAAAGTAAAAACAATTCTAACGAACGATGGATTTGATGCTAAATCAATCAAACTAGAAAATGAGCAAATCTTAATTCGTTTTAATGATGTAGAAACACAGTTAAAAGCGAAAGACCAACTAAGCGACAGTCTAGGCGCTAACTATATCGCTGCTATAAACTCTGCTCCTTCAACGCCGGCATGGCTTGAAAACTTGGGCGGTGCGCCGATGAAGTTAGGCTTAGATTTACGTGGTGGCGTTGAGTTTACGATGGAAGTTGATATGCGTACTGCTATCAATAACCAGTTAAAGCAGATGCAGCAAGATTTCCGCTCTGACTTACGTGAGCAGAAAATTCGCTACCGCAGCATTCGTGAAGTAGCAAACGCCGATCGCGTGCAATTAGTTTTCCGTAATGAAGAAGGCAAAGACGCCGCTGAGAGTTATTTGCAAAAGAACAATCCTAGCCTTGAGTTTCGCGATGACCGCAGCAATGAGCTAGCGTTTACAGCGCGTTTAACGGAAGCTAAGTTAAAAGAAATTCGCGATTACGCAATTTCACAAAACTTAATCATTATTCGTAAACGAATTAACCAAATTGGTGTTGCAGAACCAAATGTTCAGCGCCAAGGCCAAGAGCGTATTTTAGTACAATTACCGGGTATTCAAGACCCAGCACGTGCGAAAGAAATTTTAGGTTCAGCAGCAACGCTTGAACTGCGCATGGTTGACCAAGATAACGACGTACGCGATGCATTAGCAGGTCGTATGCCGCCGGGCTCAGAAGTAATCAACGATCAGTTTGGTCGTCCAGTCTTACTTAAAAAACGCGTAATGCTTGAAGGTTCACACATTACCGGCGCACAAGCGGGTTATGACCAATATCAACGTCCGCAAGTTAGCTTACAACTAGATAGCAAAGGCGGCTCAAAAATGGCTGCGTTTACTAAAGACGAAGTTGGTAATTTAATGGCGATTGTGTTCATCGAATACCGTCCATCGGGTAAGGTAGATGAAAACGGTAAAGCATTACCACCAATCAAACACGAAGAAGTGATAAACCAAGCAACTATTAATGAACGCTTAGGTCGCCGTTTCCAAATTACCGGTATTGATACACCAGCCAAAGCACAGCATTTATCTGAAATGCTTCGTGCAGGTGCGCTTGTTGCGCCAATTCAAATTGTTGCTGAAAGTACCATAGGTCCAAGCATGGGTGCTGAAAACGTAGAGAAAGGGATTACTGCGGTAGTGCTTGGCTTTGTTTTTGTACTGGTATTTATGCTGCTTTACTACAAAGGCTTTGGCATGATTGCAAATATTGCACTGGGTTTAAACCTAGTGTTAATTGTTGGTGCTATGTCAGTGCTTGCTGGGGCAACGCTTACCTTGCCGGGTATTGCCGGTATCGTACTAACCGTTGGTATGGCGGTAGATGCGAACGTACTTATTTTTGAACGTATTCGTGAAGAATTAGCTGAAGGGCGCAGTCCTCAACAAGCAATTCACCATGGTTACGACAGTGCATTTAGCACCATTTTTGATGCCAATATCACAACGTTAATTGCAGCCGTGATCTTGTACGCAATTGGTACAGGTCCTATTCAAGGCTTCGCAATCACTCTTGCTATCGGTATTGTAACGTCAATGTTCACTGCGATTGTTGGTACGCGTGCGATTGTTAACGCGTTAATCGGCGGTAAGCGCATTGAGAAGTTATCTATCTAG
- the yajC gene encoding preprotein translocase subunit YajC, with the protein MSLFISSAHASADAPPVGSGMEMLIMLGIFGLVFYFLIYRPQAKRVKEHKSLMSALAKGDEVLTAGGLVGKIVKVSDDKDFVVVALNDQANVTVQKGSISAVLPKGTMKAL; encoded by the coding sequence ATGAGTTTATTTATCTCAAGTGCGCATGCAAGTGCGGATGCTCCACCTGTTGGAAGCGGCATGGAAATGCTAATCATGCTAGGTATTTTTGGTTTGGTATTTTATTTCCTAATTTACCGTCCACAAGCTAAGCGTGTTAAAGAGCACAAGAGCCTAATGTCAGCATTGGCGAAAGGTGATGAAGTACTTACTGCTGGTGGCTTAGTAGGTAAAATCGTGAAAGTATCTGACGACAAAGATTTTGTTGTTGTTGCGCTTAACGATCAAGCTAACGTAACAGTGCAAAAAGGTTCAATTTCAGCTGTGCTTCCTAAAGGCACAATGAAAGCACTTTAA
- the tgt gene encoding tRNA guanosine(34) transglycosylase Tgt encodes MKFELDNTDGKARRGRLIFERGVVETPAFMPVGTYGTVKGMTPEELKGTGAEICLGNTFHLMLRPGTEIIKQHGDLHDFMGWDKPILTDSGGFQVFSLGEMRKISEEGVMFRSPVNGEKIMLSPEKAMQVQRDLGSDIVMIFDECTPYPATEKEARDSMELSLRWAKRSKEGHGDNPSALFGIIQGGMYPELREISQKGLEEIGFDGYALGGLSVGEPKEDMINILDHCAYKMPEDKPRYLMGVGKPEDLVEAVRRGIDMFDCVMPTRNARNGHLFITGGVIKIRNAVHKTDTGPLDPECDCHTCENFSRAYLHHLDKCNEILGARLNTIHNLRYYQRVMEGLRNAIAENKLEEFVADFYARRGMPVPELKQIED; translated from the coding sequence ATGAAATTTGAATTAGATAATACAGATGGCAAAGCGCGTCGCGGCCGTTTGATTTTTGAACGTGGTGTTGTAGAAACACCAGCATTTATGCCTGTAGGTACTTACGGTACCGTTAAAGGTATGACTCCTGAAGAGTTAAAAGGCACAGGTGCAGAAATTTGCCTAGGTAATACCTTTCACTTAATGCTTCGCCCAGGTACTGAAATCATCAAACAACACGGTGATTTACATGATTTTATGGGTTGGGATAAACCAATTCTTACCGACTCAGGCGGTTTCCAAGTATTCAGCTTAGGTGAAATGCGTAAAATTTCGGAAGAAGGCGTAATGTTCCGTTCACCGGTAAACGGCGAGAAAATCATGCTATCGCCAGAAAAAGCAATGCAAGTTCAGCGCGACTTGGGTTCAGATATTGTGATGATTTTTGACGAATGTACACCGTATCCTGCAACAGAAAAAGAAGCGCGTGACTCGATGGAACTATCGCTGCGTTGGGCAAAACGCTCGAAAGAAGGTCACGGTGATAACCCATCAGCATTATTCGGTATTATTCAGGGGGGTATGTACCCTGAACTGCGTGAAATTTCGCAAAAAGGTTTAGAAGAAATCGGTTTTGATGGTTATGCACTTGGTGGTTTATCAGTAGGTGAACCAAAAGAAGACATGATTAACATTCTTGACCACTGTGCTTACAAAATGCCAGAAGATAAGCCGCGTTACCTAATGGGCGTAGGCAAGCCGGAAGATTTAGTTGAAGCGGTTCGTCGTGGTATTGATATGTTTGACTGTGTAATGCCAACACGTAACGCGCGTAACGGCCACTTATTTATTACCGGTGGCGTAATTAAAATCCGTAACGCAGTGCATAAAACGGATACAGGCCCACTTGATCCAGAATGTGATTGCCATACTTGCGAGAACTTCTCACGCGCTTATTTACACCACTTAGATAAGTGTAATGAAATTTTAGGGGCTCGTTTAAACACGATCCACAACTTACGTTATTACCAACGCGTTATGGAAGGGCTTCGCAATGCCATTGCTGAGAACAAACTAGAAGAGTTTGTTGCAGACTTCTATGCGCGTCGCGGTATGCCGGTACCTGAATTAAAACAAATTGAAGACTAA
- the queA gene encoding tRNA preQ1(34) S-adenosylmethionine ribosyltransferase-isomerase QueA, with protein sequence MRVADFNFELPDELIARFPMEDRTASRLLKLAGNSGEITHHTFADVLDFINPNDLIIFNNTKVIPARMFGQKASGGKVEVLVERVVDKHTVLAHVRANKSPKVGNELILEETATAVMQGRQGELFELKFEGEEGVLDILDRIGHMPLPPYIDRPDNEKDRNRYQTVYGEKPGAVAAPTAGLHFDDALLAKLKDKGVDLGFVTLHVGAGTFQPVRVDKIEDHHMHSEYIEVPEQVVAQIKACRERGGRVVAVGTTSMRSLESAAMKSEGELAPFYGDTDIFIFPGYEFQVVDAMITNFHLPESTLIMLVSAFAGQENIMNAYNTAIEEKYRFFSYGDAMFLTKKDI encoded by the coding sequence ATGCGTGTTGCTGATTTTAACTTTGAATTACCCGATGAATTAATTGCTCGATTTCCAATGGAAGATCGCACAGCAAGTCGCTTATTAAAGTTAGCAGGTAATAGTGGCGAAATCACACACCATACGTTTGCTGATGTATTAGATTTTATAAATCCAAACGACCTGATTATCTTTAATAATACTAAAGTAATTCCTGCGCGTATGTTTGGTCAAAAAGCATCGGGCGGTAAGGTTGAGGTGCTCGTTGAGCGTGTAGTTGATAAACACACGGTACTTGCACACGTACGCGCAAATAAATCACCTAAAGTTGGTAACGAGCTTATTTTAGAAGAAACGGCAACTGCGGTAATGCAAGGTCGCCAAGGTGAATTATTTGAGCTGAAGTTCGAAGGTGAAGAGGGCGTACTTGATATTTTAGACCGTATTGGTCATATGCCTCTGCCGCCATATATTGACCGCCCTGATAATGAAAAAGACCGTAATCGCTATCAAACTGTTTACGGTGAAAAACCGGGCGCAGTAGCAGCGCCAACAGCAGGTCTTCATTTTGACGATGCGTTATTAGCAAAGTTAAAAGACAAGGGCGTTGATTTAGGTTTTGTAACGCTGCATGTAGGGGCGGGTACGTTCCAGCCAGTTCGCGTTGATAAAATTGAAGATCACCATATGCATTCTGAGTACATTGAAGTGCCAGAGCAAGTGGTTGCACAAATTAAAGCATGTCGTGAACGCGGTGGTCGTGTTGTTGCTGTGGGCACAACGTCAATGCGCTCATTAGAGTCGGCTGCAATGAAATCAGAAGGTGAGCTTGCACCGTTTTATGGTGATACGGATATTTTCATCTTTCCTGGATACGAATTTCAGGTGGTAGACGCGATGATCACTAACTTTCACCTTCCTGAATCGACACTAATAATGCTTGTGAGTGCCTTTGCTGGACAAGAGAATATTATGAACGCCTATAACACTGCAATTGAAGAAAAATACCGCTTTTTCTCATACGGTGATGCAATGTTCTTAACCAAAAAAGATATTTAG
- a CDS encoding EAL domain-containing protein has product MPNKLKLLVVTPDIKLSTQLVDALKNVDVFDIELKGNSLEALDLLKKHSFNLIITDLAIGEIDGWRFSRMVRSGLLATAKNTPIVLIPPTYCERIAETTARAYGIDAILQHDKLNKLPHLLANILSEHTDKSSRLPLLLVESNEQRAAQIRHDLELGFAINTTDNCADAQTLIQQYNYAIVLVDATHGSFERVNNFLQQLRIHKPNQAVVTIIDSQDADFAEQLLLLGVTDFIRLPFNHNIINKVCEQAARREDFMVSYDEFAEKVELLSKSQQGYKDLFSAHQRILMHLNTSVIEIDQAHNICFLNPAWEALTGNRLQSSLGKPLASFFPQHEAEKLEKLISAINMKPGSKDKLELQINHKLGHQIWIECKLQSIKERQAKSNITLSIDNIDERKQAEFSLQHLAHHDTLTNLHNRYFFDQQLNLFCQNVSNSQQHALLYIDLDHFKIINDSQGHQQGDKVLQKVAELFEQCVSGDALVCRLGGDEFAIILENTDLLDAHMIGESLCQTIENQSFRFGEQSYSISCSIGLTQIDNKNCDASECLKQADIALYVAKSRGRNIVHCYSDSDAKSKQLLSGITWAHSVKEALKAQSLTMHFQPIWCYKEQKVSYYEALVRLIVNDEIIYPNQFIPSLELVTDIDLLDQNVIEKTIALLGEYPELNKVAINLSAQAFNNANLLNTIAQSLKLHNVSPDRLTFEITESASISNLVATTAMITQLQKIGCQFSIDDFGTGFSTFSYLKQLPANQVKIDGSFVKDMTQDNIDKALVNAIKDISHSLGKTCVAEYVEDQETFELLKEIGVDYAQGYFIGKPMPAIEIKKLKNTSENSIA; this is encoded by the coding sequence ATGCCGAATAAGCTTAAGTTGCTGGTAGTGACACCAGACATTAAGCTATCAACTCAGCTAGTTGATGCATTAAAAAATGTCGATGTATTTGATATTGAGCTAAAGGGTAATAGTTTAGAGGCACTCGATTTACTGAAGAAGCACTCTTTCAACCTGATAATCACCGATCTTGCTATTGGCGAAATTGATGGTTGGCGCTTTTCACGCATGGTGCGCTCAGGCTTGCTGGCAACTGCAAAAAATACACCTATCGTATTGATACCTCCTACCTATTGTGAACGCATTGCTGAAACAACCGCTCGCGCGTATGGTATTGATGCCATTTTACAGCACGACAAATTAAACAAACTACCGCATTTACTCGCTAATATTTTATCTGAGCACACAGATAAAAGCAGCCGGTTACCGCTATTACTGGTTGAATCTAACGAACAACGCGCTGCACAAATTCGCCATGATTTAGAACTTGGTTTTGCCATCAACACAACCGATAACTGCGCCGATGCGCAAACCTTAATCCAGCAATATAACTACGCCATCGTCCTTGTTGATGCTACCCATGGCAGCTTTGAGCGCGTAAATAACTTTTTGCAGCAATTACGTATACACAAACCGAACCAAGCTGTTGTAACCATTATTGATAGCCAAGATGCTGATTTTGCGGAACAACTGCTGCTATTAGGTGTTACCGACTTTATTCGCTTGCCGTTTAATCACAACATTATTAATAAAGTATGTGAACAAGCTGCACGCCGTGAAGATTTTATGGTGAGTTATGATGAATTCGCTGAAAAAGTAGAACTGCTTAGTAAAAGCCAACAAGGTTATAAAGACTTATTCTCTGCCCACCAACGTATTTTAATGCACTTAAATACCTCGGTAATTGAAATTGACCAAGCCCATAATATTTGTTTTTTAAATCCCGCCTGGGAAGCCCTAACCGGTAATCGATTGCAATCTAGTCTAGGCAAACCGCTAGCCAGCTTTTTCCCTCAGCATGAGGCTGAAAAGCTCGAAAAACTCATTTCTGCAATTAATATGAAACCTGGCAGCAAAGACAAACTAGAACTACAAATAAACCATAAACTTGGTCACCAAATTTGGATTGAGTGCAAGTTGCAATCAATAAAAGAGCGCCAAGCTAAAAGTAATATCACGCTAAGTATCGATAATATTGATGAACGAAAACAAGCTGAATTTAGCCTACAACATTTAGCCCATCACGATACATTGACTAATTTGCACAACCGCTATTTCTTTGACCAACAGCTCAACCTATTTTGCCAAAACGTATCAAACAGCCAACAACACGCACTGCTGTATATCGATCTAGACCACTTCAAAATTATTAATGACTCGCAAGGCCACCAACAAGGCGACAAAGTACTGCAAAAAGTTGCAGAATTATTCGAGCAATGTGTGTCTGGCGATGCCTTGGTATGTCGTTTAGGTGGCGATGAGTTTGCCATTATTTTAGAAAATACCGATTTACTCGATGCCCATATGATTGGTGAGAGCTTATGTCAAACTATTGAGAATCAGAGCTTTCGCTTTGGTGAACAAAGCTATTCGATTAGCTGCTCAATCGGTTTAACGCAAATTGATAATAAAAACTGCGATGCCAGCGAATGTTTAAAGCAAGCGGATATTGCGCTCTACGTTGCTAAAAGCCGTGGCCGCAATATCGTTCATTGTTATTCAGATTCAGATGCAAAAAGTAAGCAATTACTATCGGGAATAACATGGGCACACAGTGTAAAAGAAGCGCTTAAAGCGCAAAGCCTTACCATGCACTTTCAGCCAATATGGTGCTACAAAGAGCAAAAAGTAAGTTATTATGAAGCGCTTGTTCGTTTAATTGTAAATGATGAAATTATTTATCCGAACCAGTTTATTCCGTCATTAGAGCTGGTGACTGATATCGATTTACTCGACCAAAATGTGATAGAAAAAACTATCGCGTTATTAGGTGAATACCCTGAATTAAACAAAGTCGCCATCAACCTTTCTGCACAAGCCTTTAATAACGCCAACCTGTTAAACACCATAGCGCAAAGTTTAAAGCTGCATAATGTAAGCCCAGATAGACTCACCTTCGAAATTACAGAGTCAGCGAGTATTAGCAATCTTGTCGCGACCACGGCGATGATCACCCAGCTGCAAAAAATTGGCTGTCAGTTCTCGATTGATGATTTTGGAACGGGCTTTAGCACCTTTAGCTACCTAAAACAATTGCCTGCGAATCAAGTAAAAATTGACGGTTCATTTGTCAAAGATATGACCCAAGATAACATTGATAAAGCGCTGGTTAACGCCATTAAAGACATCAGTCATTCACTCGGTAAAACCTGTGTTGCCGAATACGTGGAAGACCAAGAAACCTTTGAATTGCTTAAAGAAATTGGTGTTGACTACGCACAAGGTTACTTTATTGGTAAACCGATGCCGGCGATTGAAATTAAAAAGCTAAAAAACACTTCTGAAAACTCAATCGCTTAA
- a CDS encoding RNA polymerase sigma factor codes for MFFQSEKGLIKKAQQGDKRAWLNLVKQYEKPIYHTCLRMVSNPDDALEIMQESFMSIYRSLDNYRFESSFKTWAIAITNRRCVEFYRAKKVLDEEKQEMLIADMQEPESADLMLFMAQQNKQVLQLLNGLPWTQKEVVELKFFQHFTFEQIAQQLDVSTNTVKSRLYTALSKLRQELEVLNG; via the coding sequence GTGTTCTTTCAAAGTGAAAAAGGGTTAATCAAAAAAGCGCAACAAGGTGATAAACGCGCATGGCTTAATTTAGTAAAACAATACGAAAAGCCGATTTATCACACTTGCTTGCGTATGGTGAGTAACCCAGACGACGCACTCGAAATCATGCAAGAAAGCTTTATGAGTATTTATCGTTCGCTCGATAACTACCGTTTTGAGTCGAGTTTTAAAACGTGGGCAATCGCAATTACCAATCGCCGTTGTGTGGAGTTTTATCGCGCTAAAAAGGTACTCGATGAAGAAAAGCAAGAAATGCTGATAGCGGATATGCAAGAACCAGAATCTGCTGATTTGATGTTGTTTATGGCGCAGCAAAATAAGCAAGTTTTACAGTTATTAAATGGCTTACCTTGGACACAAAAGGAAGTGGTGGAATTAAAGTTTTTTCAACACTTTACGTTTGAGCAAATAGCGCAGCAACTTGATGTATCAACCAATACGGTAAAGTCGCGGTTGTATACAGCGCTGTCCAAATTGCGCCAAGAACTGGAGGTGTTAAATGGCTAA